A window of Acidobacteriota bacterium contains these coding sequences:
- a CDS encoding CPBP family intramembrane glutamic endopeptidase, whose translation MAGNQPDKVETPAVSSEAGEAAGTEKGKDFEKVSQALVALAESSAQPLPPDAALPDRYVVRRSEEEASLSCLEAPNIVVHVERGMCVSSATARKSPPGTIYLDGAAKDAPFLDTERQVYNLDHHEGVVRSFTLSTCEQAYILLRKGLNLRDREWNIYANEPDIDTILAVWVLLNHRRLVDEDAVDVRAKILPLLRLEGIIDVHGLEMQELVCFSEDLHEQVSAWLGELIKDETEYKRAGRWSEISFPEYTAEMLSRIDALVYQPWHFDGFEVIDEIARVEITESQIAVICRSDAGIYDVEKQLSALHEKRLGLIVLQKDERTYTLRLVDLFMPVNLRRVYAQLNLIDPAAGHGEANRWGGSADIGGSPRATGTDLSPAEIAEGILRAFHKPTWGQVFSTAFISVVTPVIALLTAWAAGEFTGQGPETFTVGFLLSGMLLLLLFAKQYPRIYGFQMPLGRDWLLLAPAALAGGLLGGVWVPQGVVGEAALPEAWPLRLLLALGLPLAAEFVFRGLVHGLWFEEVQGQRWGGRWFLSISVVASTILYLAATFLPFLPVEDAQGHFWPQGYLPAGWVSTVLLGLGAVIFGIASGMARERSESIVPPILFHWLLVGLYFLYWSFLG comes from the coding sequence ATGGCCGGGAATCAGCCGGATAAGGTGGAGACCCCTGCGGTTTCCAGCGAGGCTGGAGAGGCTGCCGGCACTGAGAAGGGGAAGGACTTTGAGAAAGTCAGCCAGGCCCTGGTGGCGCTGGCTGAATCATCGGCCCAGCCGCTTCCGCCCGACGCCGCTCTGCCCGACCGCTATGTCGTGCGGCGCAGCGAGGAGGAAGCCTCCCTCAGTTGCCTGGAGGCTCCCAATATCGTGGTGCACGTGGAAAGGGGGATGTGCGTCTCCTCCGCCACGGCCCGAAAATCGCCCCCCGGCACCATCTACCTGGACGGCGCCGCCAAGGACGCTCCCTTCCTCGACACCGAACGGCAGGTCTACAACCTCGACCACCACGAAGGCGTGGTCCGCTCCTTTACCCTTTCCACCTGCGAACAGGCCTACATCCTGCTGCGCAAAGGACTCAACCTGCGCGACCGCGAATGGAACATCTACGCCAACGAGCCCGACATCGACACCATCCTGGCCGTCTGGGTGCTTCTCAACCATCGCCGCCTGGTGGACGAAGACGCCGTCGACGTGCGGGCGAAGATCCTGCCCCTGCTGCGGCTGGAGGGGATCATCGACGTCCACGGGCTGGAAATGCAGGAGCTGGTCTGCTTTTCCGAGGACCTGCACGAGCAGGTGAGCGCCTGGCTGGGCGAGCTGATCAAGGACGAGACCGAGTACAAGCGGGCCGGACGCTGGAGCGAAATCAGCTTTCCCGAGTACACCGCAGAGATGCTCAGCCGCATCGACGCACTGGTCTACCAGCCCTGGCACTTCGACGGATTCGAGGTCATCGACGAGATCGCCCGGGTGGAGATCACCGAGAGCCAAATCGCCGTCATCTGCCGCTCCGACGCCGGAATCTACGACGTTGAAAAGCAACTCTCGGCGTTGCACGAAAAGCGCCTGGGCCTGATCGTACTGCAGAAGGACGAGCGCACCTACACGCTGCGCCTGGTCGACCTCTTCATGCCCGTCAACCTGCGCCGCGTCTACGCCCAGTTGAACCTCATCGATCCGGCCGCCGGACACGGCGAAGCCAACCGCTGGGGAGGGTCCGCCGACATCGGCGGATCGCCGCGGGCCACCGGAACCGACCTCTCCCCCGCCGAGATCGCCGAAGGCATTTTAAGAGCCTTCCATAAGCCCACCTGGGGACAGGTCTTCTCCACCGCCTTCATCTCGGTGGTCACCCCCGTCATCGCCCTGCTGACCGCATGGGCGGCGGGCGAATTCACGGGACAGGGACCCGAGACCTTCACGGTGGGATTCCTGCTCTCGGGAATGCTCTTGCTGCTGCTTTTCGCCAAGCAATACCCGCGCATCTACGGATTCCAGATGCCGCTGGGACGGGATTGGCTGCTGCTGGCTCCGGCGGCTTTGGCCGGCGGACTGCTGGGCGGCGTGTGGGTGCCTCAGGGCGTAGTGGGAGAGGCGGCTCTGCCCGAAGCCTGGCCCCTCCGCCTGCTGCTGGCGCTGGGACTGCCGCTGGCCGCCGAATTCGTCTTCCGCGGACTGGTCCACGGACTCTGGTTCGAAGAGGTGCAAGGGCAGCGCTGGGGCGGACGCTGGTTCCTTTCCATCTCGGTCGTGGCCAGCACCATCCTCTACCTGGCCGCCACCTTCCTGCCTTTTCTGCCGGTCGAGGACGCCCAAGGCCACTTCTGGCCCCAGGGATACCTGCCGGCGGGATGGGTGTCCACCGTCCTGCTGGGGCTGGGCGCCGTGATCTTCGGCATCGCCTCAGGAATGGCCCGCGAGCGCTCCGAGAGCATCGTCCCGCCCATCCTCTTCCACTGGCTGTTGGTGGGACTCTACTTCCTCTACTGGTCCTTCTTGGGCTAG
- a CDS encoding VWA domain-containing protein: protein MLWISACASIQAQNQDQRQQTRRAENDEVIRVEVNLVPISVQVVDKEGNPVTGLGPQDFEILENGVPQPIHHFSPPSNTGLGRSADSPPQEVQPAEVIEGATAPEPPSSDQLSLVIVLGRGDHLFGATEELANFVRGRLGPQDQVAVVSYNRISRLLRNKGPVLEFLNSYYEKARGIEAKLENMQRSESMALALARYQSVCSLPPNIQDDVDKLFTVEGLGTTRRILPDIDLADVLRQDEERLLDYLRQAWPEPYLDDAPVGELQLVGNETSPVPRSPLDAAERDASSGRTFRATAIERGTARLSICGLSAAIEYLRYVSGEKMILFLNSGGLDIPTNKDGTFIRRASDANVRLFSIQTGGFGQNFDFFDLTLTGGLSAEELLGPGGPARLLKVFGSQVDDINSLNTLHELSDGTGGKAFISVRPEKALEKIGDQISATYLLGYIPADVEFEGEFRKISVKVKERDLQLKHRAGYYAFPPPSPDELDHQLTRRRTQAAARYPAPITDIPFEVEARIEESSDLMSRVRVRLYIVPQEVVYTLAQGKHQSELAIGYFFFAPSDPASKDGEQNMWSRWDKIDLDLRPEVYAKISREGLGFEKPIEVPASADDLTLRVVVYNPYHDLLGSSPLLKVE from the coding sequence TTGCTGTGGATTTCGGCCTGCGCGTCGATTCAAGCTCAGAACCAAGACCAGCGCCAGCAGACCCGGAGGGCCGAAAACGACGAAGTCATCCGCGTTGAGGTCAACCTGGTGCCCATCAGCGTCCAAGTGGTGGACAAGGAGGGGAACCCCGTGACCGGACTCGGACCCCAGGACTTCGAGATCCTCGAGAACGGCGTTCCCCAGCCGATCCACCACTTTTCTCCTCCTTCGAACACGGGCTTGGGCCGCTCGGCGGACTCGCCTCCGCAAGAGGTCCAGCCGGCGGAGGTGATAGAGGGCGCGACGGCGCCGGAACCGCCCAGCTCCGACCAGCTTTCCCTGGTGATCGTGCTGGGACGGGGCGACCATCTCTTCGGCGCTACCGAGGAATTGGCCAACTTCGTCCGCGGCCGGTTGGGTCCACAGGACCAGGTAGCGGTCGTTTCTTACAACCGCATCTCGCGCCTGCTCAGGAACAAGGGGCCCGTCCTCGAATTTCTCAACAGCTACTACGAGAAGGCTCGCGGGATCGAGGCAAAACTCGAAAACATGCAGCGGTCCGAATCCATGGCTCTGGCCTTGGCCCGCTACCAGTCCGTGTGCTCTTTGCCGCCCAACATTCAGGATGATGTCGACAAGCTGTTCACGGTGGAAGGACTGGGAACAACCCGCAGGATTCTCCCCGACATCGATCTGGCGGATGTTTTGCGGCAGGATGAAGAGCGTTTGCTCGACTACCTTAGACAGGCATGGCCGGAGCCTTACCTGGACGACGCGCCCGTCGGCGAGCTGCAACTGGTGGGCAACGAAACCTCTCCTGTTCCACGCAGCCCTTTGGATGCGGCTGAGAGAGATGCGTCAAGCGGACGCACTTTCAGAGCGACGGCGATCGAGCGCGGTACAGCCCGACTATCGATCTGCGGGCTCTCTGCCGCTATCGAGTACCTGCGCTACGTCAGCGGCGAGAAGATGATCCTCTTTCTGAATTCAGGCGGACTCGACATTCCGACCAACAAAGACGGAACTTTCATCCGCAGGGCTTCGGATGCCAACGTCCGACTCTTCTCCATTCAAACCGGAGGATTCGGTCAGAATTTCGACTTCTTCGACCTAACTTTGACCGGAGGCCTTTCAGCAGAAGAGCTGCTCGGCCCCGGCGGTCCCGCCAGGTTGCTGAAGGTTTTCGGCTCCCAGGTGGACGACATCAACTCGCTCAATACCCTGCATGAACTCTCCGACGGCACCGGAGGCAAGGCCTTCATCAGCGTCCGCCCTGAGAAAGCCCTGGAGAAGATCGGCGACCAGATCTCGGCAACCTACCTGTTGGGGTACATCCCCGCCGATGTTGAATTCGAGGGAGAATTCCGTAAGATCAGCGTCAAGGTCAAGGAGCGGGACCTGCAGTTGAAGCACCGAGCCGGTTACTATGCTTTTCCTCCCCCCAGCCCGGATGAACTCGATCACCAGTTGACTCGCAGGCGGACTCAGGCGGCGGCCCGCTATCCTGCGCCTATCACCGACATTCCTTTCGAGGTCGAAGCCCGCATCGAGGAGTCGTCTGATCTCATGAGCCGCGTGAGGGTGCGCCTTTACATCGTGCCTCAGGAAGTCGTCTACACGCTTGCTCAAGGCAAGCACCAGAGCGAACTGGCCATCGGCTATTTCTTCTTCGCTCCCTCTGACCCCGCCTCGAAGGACGGAGAGCAAAATATGTGGTCCCGCTGGGACAAGATCGACCTGGATCTCCGTCCCGAGGTCTACGCCAAGATCAGCCGCGAAGGCCTGGGCTTCGAGAAGCCCATCGAAGTCCCTGCGTCAGCCGATGATCTGACGCTGCGCGTGGTCGTCTACAATCCCTATCACGACCTGCTCGGCAGCAGTCCTCTGCTCAAGGTCGAGTGA
- the mnmA gene encoding tRNA 2-thiouridine(34) synthase MnmA, with translation MKIAVLASGGVDSSLALRLLKEQGHELTAFYLKIWLEDEAAFLGDCPWQTDLEYLGEVCRQLDVPLQVLPLQREYRGSVVEFAISELKAGRTPSPDIFCNRWIKFGRFYELIDDKFERVASGHYAQIERSNGAGEGDGLVRLLRAPDPVKDQTYFLSHLTQEQLSRALFPIGHLRKSQVRELARRYGLPNQGRRDSQGICFLGKIKYCDFVRFHLGEKEGPIVDAESGEELGRHAGYWFYTIGQRQGLGLGGGPWYVVGKDPQRNAVMVSHAEVYQRRSRRDLVLARLNWIVGPPRREKLRIKVRHGPKLVDCRVRPLEGGRWSVRMAQQDPGIAPGQFGILYDGQECLGGGVIEG, from the coding sequence ATGAAGATAGCGGTCTTGGCCTCAGGGGGCGTGGACAGTTCGCTGGCCCTGCGGCTGCTCAAAGAGCAGGGACACGAGCTGACCGCCTTCTACTTGAAGATCTGGCTCGAGGACGAGGCGGCCTTCCTGGGAGACTGTCCCTGGCAGACCGACCTCGAATACCTGGGCGAGGTGTGCCGTCAACTGGACGTCCCTTTGCAGGTGCTTCCTTTGCAGCGCGAGTACCGCGGCAGCGTGGTGGAGTTCGCCATTTCAGAGCTGAAGGCCGGACGCACGCCTTCTCCCGACATCTTCTGCAACCGCTGGATCAAGTTCGGGCGCTTTTACGAGCTGATCGACGACAAGTTCGAGCGGGTGGCTTCCGGGCACTACGCCCAGATCGAGCGTTCCAACGGCGCCGGCGAGGGGGACGGGTTGGTGCGCCTGCTGCGGGCTCCCGACCCCGTCAAGGACCAGACCTATTTCCTTTCCCACCTCACTCAAGAGCAGCTCAGCAGGGCCCTCTTTCCCATCGGACACCTGCGCAAGAGTCAGGTGCGCGAGCTGGCCCGCCGTTACGGCCTCCCCAACCAGGGCCGGCGCGACAGCCAGGGCATCTGTTTTCTGGGCAAGATCAAGTACTGCGATTTCGTGCGCTTTCACCTGGGCGAGAAGGAAGGACCCATCGTCGATGCCGAGAGCGGGGAGGAACTGGGGCGCCACGCCGGCTACTGGTTTTACACCATCGGGCAGCGCCAGGGGCTGGGACTGGGAGGCGGTCCCTGGTACGTGGTGGGCAAGGATCCCCAGCGCAACGCCGTGATGGTTTCCCACGCCGAGGTCTACCAGCGCCGCTCGCGCCGCGACCTGGTCTTGGCGCGCCTCAACTGGATCGTCGGGCCTCCCCGGCGCGAGAAGCTGCGCATCAAGGTCCGCCACGGGCCCAAGCTGGTCGACTGCCGGGTGCGTCCGCTGGAGGGGGGGCGATGGAGCGTCCGCATGGCCCAGCAAGACCCCGGCATCGCTCCCGGACAATTCGGCATCCTCTACGACGGTCAGGAGTGTTTGGGCGGCGGCGTCATAGAAGGCTGA